The region GCCGGGCCTGATCGGCGAACGCGACGACCGGGACCGCCCCCTGAACGCGCTCCACCCCGACCTGCGCCGGTCCGGCGCGGCCCAGACACGGGCGCGCACGCTCTCCGTGCTGGAGGCGGCGCCGCCCGGCCTCGCGCCGACGCCCGAGTCGGTGCTCGCCCGGCTCGCCTGGGAGCAGCCCCGGCGCCCGTCCGCGCCGCGTGACCCGCTCGTCCGGTTCGCCCTGCGCGAGGCCGAGCACATCGGCGTGACGGGCCTCGGCGTGCCCGCGGCACACGGCCGCGCGGCGGCCCGCGGCGACGGCCGGCGTGCGGCGGACCTGCTCGCGCCGCTGCTGCCGCGGGCGGTCGACCACGTGCTGCTGCAGGCCGACCTGACGGCCGTGGCGCCCGGACCGCTGACCACCGACCTCGGCCGGCGGCTCGCGCTCACGGCCGACGTCGAGAGCAAGGGCGGCGCGACCGTCTACCGCTTCTCCGAGCAGTCGGTCCGCCGGGCGCTCGACGCCGGGCACTCCGCCGCCGACCTGCTCGCGATGCTTGAGCGCCACTCGGCCACGCCGGTCCCCCAGCCGCTGGCCTACCTGGTGACCGACGTCGCCCGCCGCCACGGCCGCATCCGGGTCGGCGTGGCGTCATCCTACGTCCGCTGCGACGATCCGGCCCTTCTCGACGAGGTGCTCGCCGACAAGCGGGCCCACCTGCTGCGGCTGCGGCGGCTCGCGCCCACCGTGCTCGCGTCCAAGACATCCCGGGCGGCGCTGGTCGACACGCTGCGGGCGATGGGCTACGCGCCGGTCGCCGAGTCGCTGGAGGGCGACCTCGTCGTCGCGCGGGCCGACGCCCGGCGGACCGAGGGGCCGCCGGGCGCCCGCCCGCCCGCCAACCCCGGCCTCGGCCCCGAGGCCGCCGCCGGGACCGTACGGGCGATGCGGGCGGGGGACGCGGCGCACCGGTCCCGCCGCCCGCCCGCCGAGACTCCCGAGGGGCAGGTGCCCCGCTCCCCCAGCGCCGCCACGATCGGCGCGCTGGAGGAGGCCATCCGGCGGGGGGCGCGGGTGTGGATCGGCTACCAGGACTCGCAGGGGCACGCCACCAGCCGTATCCTCGAACCGGCCCGCATCGAGGGCGGTTACCTCACGGCGTACGACGAGACCCGGGCGACCGTCCACCGCTTCGTCCTCAGCCGCATCACCGGCGTCGCCGGCTACGGCTCCGAGCGGTCGGAGACGTCCGGGGAGCGCGCCGCCGGAGTCGACTGAGGGGCGTCCCACGACACGGCGGGCGACCCGGTCTCGGTGAAACGGGACTCATCGGGCCTGGTCTCTTGTTGGATAAGGGACAGCCGTACTAGGGAGCACGCATTGAGTGACGGGCCGCTGATCGTTCAGTCGGACAAGACGCTGCTGCTGGAGGTGGATCACCCGCGGGCCGGCGAGTGCCGCAAGGCCATCGCCCCGTTCGCCGAGCTCGAACGCGCTCCCGAGCACGTCCACACCTACCGGGTCACCCCGCTCGCGCTGTGGAACGCCCGGGCCGCCGGGCACGACGCCGAGCAGGTCGTCGACGCCCTCATCGGGTTCAGCCGCTACCCCGTGCCGCACGCGCTGCTCGTGGACGTCGCGGAGACCATGGCGAGGTACGGCCGCCTGCGGCTGGAGAAGGACCCGGTGCACGGCCTGGTGCTCACCACCAGTGACCGCGCGGTGCTGGAGGAGGTGCTGCGGTCCAAGAAGATCCAGCCTCTGGTCGGGGATCGTCTCGGCGCCGACTCGGTGGCCGTGCATCCCTCAGAACGCGGCAACATCAAGCAGACGCTGCTCAAGCTCGGCTGGCCGGCCGAGGACCTCGCCGGATACGTCGACGGCGAGCATCACGCGATCGACCTGCGCGAGGACGGCTGGGAGCTTCGGCCGTACCAGCAGGAGGCGGCGGACGCGTTCTGGCACGGCGGTTCCGGCGTCGTCGTGCTGCCCTGCGGCGCGGGCAAGACGATCGTGGGCGCGGCGGCCATGGCGCACGCGCGGGCGACCACGCTGATCATGGTCACCAACACGGTCTCGGCCCACCAGTGGAAGCAGGAGCTGCTGCGGCGCACCTCGCTGACCGAGGACGAGATCGGGGAGTACACCGGCACCAAGAAGGAGATCCGCCCGGTCACCATCGCCACCTACCAGGTCATGACCACCCGGAGGCAGGGCATGTACCGGCACCTCGAACTCTTCGACGCCCGCGACTGGGGGCTCGTCGTGTACGACGAGGTCCACCTGCTGCCCGCGCCGATCTTCCGGATGACCGCCGACCTGCAGGCGCGCCGCCGTCTGGGGCTGACCGCCACGCTGGTGCGCGAGGACGGCCGCGAGGGCGACGTCTTCTCGCTCATCGGGCCCAAGCGGTACGACGCGCCCTGGAAGGAGATGGAGAACCAGGGCTACATCGCCCCGGCCGAGTGCGTGGAGGTCCGGGTGACGCTCCGCGACGACGAGCGGCTGGCCTACGCGATGGCCGAGAGCGACGAGCGCTACCGGTTCTGCTCCACCGCCCCCGCCAAGATCAGGGTCACCGAGGCGCTGGTGCGGCGGCACGAGGGCGAGCAGGTGCTGGTCATCGGGCAGTACATCGACCAGCTCGACGAGCTGGGCGAGCACCTCGACGCGCCGGTCATCAAGGGGGAGACCAAGATCAAGGAGCGCGAGCGGCTGTTCCAGGCGTTCCGCGACAAGGAGATCCAGGTGCTGGTGGTCTCGAAGGTCGCGAACTTCTCCATCGACCTGCCCGAGGCGGCCGTGGCGATCCAGGTCTCCGGCACGTTCGGCTCACGCCAGGAGGAGGCCCAGCGGCTCGGCCGGGTGCTGCGCCCCAAGGCGGACGGCGGGGGCGCGCTGTTCTACTCCGTCGTCAGCCGGGACACCGTCGACCAGGAGTTCGCCGCGCACCGGCAGCGCTTCCTGGCCGAACAGGGGTACGCCTATCACATCATCGACGCCGACGACGTGGGCCAGGAGGACCCGGCGAGGTGACCTCGCCGGGTGGGCGCCGTGTCCCGGGGCGCGTTTCCCCGGGACCACGTCCACGGTGAAGATCAAAGGCTGAAGACCGAACGGGCGGAGATCGAACGGCGAAGATCGACGGGCACCTGTCAGATCCAGGAAATGCCTGCGGGCCGTGCCACCACATCACCCCCTCGCGCCTATACCGACATCACGGTGCCGTGATGGCGGCAATACCCACTCAGTACGGCGAATCACGCAATATGCGCATTTTTCACCTTGTCCCTGGTTTGTCGCAAAAAAGCGGACAGTGTTACCAATTCACCGGTGTGTAAGCAAATCGCTACCGAACGCGTTTAGATAAACGCGACACACAGCAATCACCCGGCATCGCCGCGCCTGAGCAGCACAACGCGCAGCACGCAAGGCAGCACGGTGCCGAGGCACGCTCAGCAGCCACAGTGACCAGGCGCCTCGCAGCACTGTGTCCGGTGCGTCAGACGCGCCGGGCAGGCGTCGGGGCACAACGCCGCAGCCTCTCGGCAGGGCGGGCACCGGCGGCTCAGCGGACGGCCAGGCCGCCGAAGAACAGCACCGCCAGCGCCGCGATCCACGCCCCCACCGCCACGCCGTACAGGGACTCGCGACGGGCGAACCAGGCGAACCCTGTCAATCCCGCCGCGACGAGCGCGACCAGTTCGGACAGCGAGGCCACCGGCGCCAGCCGATCCGCGCAGTCCGGCGATGGTTCCGGACCGGCGCAGAAGGCCAGCCGGCTCCAGCCGCCGAAAACCGCGAAACCCCACAGCGTGGCGAGCAACAGGCTCACCGCCGCCGGGATCGCGGGAGGAACCCAGGTGCGCGTCACCCGCGGAGAGATACCCAGGCAGGTGAACGGCGACACGCTAGAGAAATACCGTTTCGGCATCAGGGCGCCCGTCGCTAAGCTCTTGTCCTTCCGCCTCTCGTCCTTCCGGCTCCGTCCTGTCCGCTGCCCGTCTTCAGTCCCGCCCCCCGGTCCGTCATCGGTCCCGTCTTCAGTCCCGTCTCCAGTCCCGTCCTCGTCGTGTACGGAGGAGTTTCCGCATGCCGGAGAATGTGCTCGAAGCCGAGCGCGCCCATCTCGCGGCCTCCCGCGCCGCGTTGCGGGCGATGCGTGAACACGCGCAGTCGCTGTCCGCGGACGCCGCCGCCGACTGGGTGTCGCAGCAGGTGCTCCAGGGCCTGCTCGACCAGCGCGTGGCCGCCCTGGCCGACCACCCCGACACACCACTGTTCTTCGGCCGCCTCGACCGGACCGCCGGCGACGACCTGCCGGACACCATCCATGTCGGCCGCCGGCACGTCCACGACGACAACAGCCGGCCCCTCGTCATCGACTGGCGCGCGTCGATCTCCCGCGCCTTCTACCAGGCGAGCCCGTCCGACCCGATGGGCGTCGCGTTGCGCCGCCGGTTCGGCTACCGGGGCGGCGACCTCACGGCGTACGAGGACGAACCGCTGGACGGCCGGGCGCTCGGGCAGAGCAGGCTCCTCACCGAGGAGATCGAGCGGCCCCGCACCGGCCCCATGCGCGACATCGTCGCGACCATCCAGCCCGACCAGGACGAGATCGTCCGCGCGGACCTCGGCGTGACCGTCTGCGTGCAGGGCGCCCCCGGCACCGGCAAGACCGCCGTCGGCCTGCACCGCGCGGCCTACCTCCTGTTCACCCACCGCGAGAGGCTGGCGAGGTCGGGCGTGACGATCGTCGGCCCCAACCGCGCCTTCCTCGCGTACATCTCCTCGGTCCTCCCGGCCCTCGGCGAGGTGAAGGTCGACCAGACCACCGTGGCGGGTGTCCTCGGTGAGCACGCGCATCCCGAGGACCCGGCGGTGGCGGCCGTGAAGGGCGACGCCCGGATGGCCGAGGTCCTGCGCCGCGCCCTGTGGCTGCACGTCGTCAAGCCGGTCGAGGGCGTGCTCGTCACCAAGGGCGTGAACCGCTACCGCGTGCCCGACCACGAGGTCCGGGAGATCGTCGCCTCGCTGCGCGGCACGACGCGGTACGGCCCGGGCCGCACGATGCTGGCCCAGCGGCTCGCGCACGCCGTGCTCGTCCAAATGGAGCGCCGCGGCGAGTCGCCCGACGACCGTACGCAGGACGCGGTGGCCCGCTCGAAGCCGGTCAGGGCCGTCCTCGACGCCGTGTGGCCCAAGCTGACCCCCCAGCAGGTGCTGCACCGCCTGCTGTCGGACGCCGAGTTCCTCGCGAAGGCCGCCCGGTCGGACCTCTCCGCGGAGGAGCAGGAACTGCTCCTGTGGCGCAAGCCGTACAAGTCGCACCGGTCGGCGAAGTGGACGGCCACCGACGCCGCCCTGCTGGACGAGCTGGGCGACCTCGTCGAGCGCACCCCGTCCCAGGGCCA is a window of Microbispora sp. NBC_01189 DNA encoding:
- a CDS encoding helicase-associated domain-containing protein, whose translation is MTGTDFSEWLRGRSDEHLRALVTARPELVTPVPAHLDGLAARACSPSALGRALDRLDRFQLAVLETLALRDGPSSRAALLSMIVRAAPGTSTEQEVGAALDAALDALVTRGLVYGPPDALRPAPGVPAALEPPAALGPPAAEVFRHHAPERLDVLLRDIDPAYEAGGQADAGRPARQRLAALLSGPATVARLLEEVSPQARAALDALVWGPPSGRLPSARREVDTATAQSPIEQLLARGLLGATGEETVALPREVALVLRGGRVHRDLSPGPPALDGPVRDQELADRTAAGQAFMFVRMVEELCELWSVDPPGVLRAGGLSVRDLRRAAQLLDLPEWAAGLVAEVAHAAGLVAAGEGEWLPTGGYDGWRIRATEDRWAVLAAAWAAMDRAPGLIGERDDRDRPLNALHPDLRRSGAAQTRARTLSVLEAAPPGLAPTPESVLARLAWEQPRRPSAPRDPLVRFALREAEHIGVTGLGVPAAHGRAAARGDGRRAADLLAPLLPRAVDHVLLQADLTAVAPGPLTTDLGRRLALTADVESKGGATVYRFSEQSVRRALDAGHSAADLLAMLERHSATPVPQPLAYLVTDVARRHGRIRVGVASSYVRCDDPALLDEVLADKRAHLLRLRRLAPTVLASKTSRAALVDTLRAMGYAPVAESLEGDLVVARADARRTEGPPGARPPANPGLGPEAAAGTVRAMRAGDAAHRSRRPPAETPEGQVPRSPSAATIGALEEAIRRGARVWIGYQDSQGHATSRILEPARIEGGYLTAYDETRATVHRFVLSRITGVAGYGSERSETSGERAAGVD
- a CDS encoding DNA repair helicase XPB; translated protein: MSDGPLIVQSDKTLLLEVDHPRAGECRKAIAPFAELERAPEHVHTYRVTPLALWNARAAGHDAEQVVDALIGFSRYPVPHALLVDVAETMARYGRLRLEKDPVHGLVLTTSDRAVLEEVLRSKKIQPLVGDRLGADSVAVHPSERGNIKQTLLKLGWPAEDLAGYVDGEHHAIDLREDGWELRPYQQEAADAFWHGGSGVVVLPCGAGKTIVGAAAMAHARATTLIMVTNTVSAHQWKQELLRRTSLTEDEIGEYTGTKKEIRPVTIATYQVMTTRRQGMYRHLELFDARDWGLVVYDEVHLLPAPIFRMTADLQARRRLGLTATLVREDGREGDVFSLIGPKRYDAPWKEMENQGYIAPAECVEVRVTLRDDERLAYAMAESDERYRFCSTAPAKIRVTEALVRRHEGEQVLVIGQYIDQLDELGEHLDAPVIKGETKIKERERLFQAFRDKEIQVLVVSKVANFSIDLPEAAVAIQVSGTFGSRQEEAQRLGRVLRPKADGGGALFYSVVSRDTVDQEFAAHRQRFLAEQGYAYHIIDADDVGQEDPAR
- a CDS encoding AAA family ATPase, with the translated sequence MPENVLEAERAHLAASRAALRAMREHAQSLSADAAADWVSQQVLQGLLDQRVAALADHPDTPLFFGRLDRTAGDDLPDTIHVGRRHVHDDNSRPLVIDWRASISRAFYQASPSDPMGVALRRRFGYRGGDLTAYEDEPLDGRALGQSRLLTEEIERPRTGPMRDIVATIQPDQDEIVRADLGVTVCVQGAPGTGKTAVGLHRAAYLLFTHRERLARSGVTIVGPNRAFLAYISSVLPALGEVKVDQTTVAGVLGEHAHPEDPAVAAVKGDARMAEVLRRALWLHVVKPVEGVLVTKGVNRYRVPDHEVREIVASLRGTTRYGPGRTMLAQRLAHAVLVQMERRGESPDDRTQDAVARSKPVRAVLDAVWPKLTPQQVLHRLLSDAEFLAKAARSDLSAEEQELLLWRKPYKSHRSAKWTATDAALLDELGDLVERTPSQGHLVVDEAQDLSAMQLRALGRRCRTGSATVLGDLAQGTTPWSARSWKTVLDHLGQSSGEVTELTLGFRVPREILDFAARLLPSVAPDLAPPRSLRPGAGSLSVRQVPDVAAALPEALRRTLGREGSIGVIAADAAVPALSAALGTAGVPHTVLGPDATGDDRVLLVPATLAKGLEYDHVIVTEPAGIVAAEDRGLARLYVVLTRAVTSLTILHTHDLPPDLT